In Solirubrobacterales bacterium, a single window of DNA contains:
- a CDS encoding YbaB/EbfC family nucleoid-associated protein, with protein MAQQPNLNQMMKQLQQAQTQMAEEQEKLKTEIVEASAGGGMVNVKITGDQQITEVTIDPQAVDPEDVEMLQDMVLAATNEAIRSSQALAEQRLGGIAGGLGLPGM; from the coding sequence GTGGCGCAGCAGCCAAATCTCAACCAGATGATGAAGCAACTCCAGCAGGCCCAGACACAGATGGCCGAAGAGCAGGAGAAGCTCAAGACCGAGATCGTCGAGGCCTCGGCCGGCGGCGGGATGGTCAACGTGAAGATCACCGGCGATCAGCAGATCACCGAGGTCACGATCGACCCGCAGGCAGTTGACCCCGAAGATGTTGAAATGCTCCAGGACATGGTCCTCGCTGCAACCAACGAGGCGATTCGCTCGTCGCAGGCATTGGCCGAGCAGCGCCTTGGCGGAATCGCTGGCGGCCTCGGTCTGCCGGGGATGTAG
- the recR gene encoding recombination protein RecR produces the protein MFSPPVENLITELSKLPGIGRRTAQRLAFHILRVDEEEGLALSDAIREVKEKISFCEICFNLTDQPICKICADERRDKSLICVVEEPGDIIPVERTNEFHGRYHVLGGALSPIDGIEPGDLKIAELMKRAEDTAVQEVLLATNPTTTGEATALYLGDELKRRRPELVVTRLASGLPVGADLEYTDEVTLGRALQGRRAVM, from the coding sequence ATGTTCTCGCCGCCAGTCGAAAACCTCATCACGGAGCTCTCGAAGCTTCCGGGGATCGGTCGTCGCACGGCGCAACGCCTCGCATTTCACATCTTGCGCGTTGACGAGGAAGAGGGACTCGCACTTTCTGACGCCATCCGTGAGGTGAAGGAGAAGATCAGCTTCTGCGAGATCTGCTTCAACCTCACCGATCAACCGATCTGCAAGATCTGCGCCGACGAGCGACGTGACAAGAGCCTGATCTGCGTCGTCGAGGAGCCGGGCGACATCATCCCGGTCGAGCGCACGAATGAATTCCACGGCAGATACCACGTGCTCGGCGGCGCGCTCTCGCCGATCGACGGGATCGAGCCGGGCGATCTGAAGATCGCCGAGCTGATGAAGCGCGCCGAGGACACCGCGGTTCAGGAAGTCCTGCTCGCGACCAACCCAACAACGACGGGCGAGGCAACGGCGCTCTACTTGGGCGACGAGCTGAAGCGGCGCAGGCCGGAGCTTGTAGTTACGAGACTCGCCAGCGGGCTGCCCGTGGGCGCGGATCTTGAGTACACCGACGAAGTCACCCTCGGCCGCGCGCTGCAAGGTCGGCGCGCAGTCATGTAA
- a CDS encoding acetyl-CoA hydrolase/transferase family protein: MPRELSATDAAVLINRTDQFASGLGPAWPPSLMVALGQRDDWEALTVDGALITTGTELFNREGVRYRSGFFGPIERFVADAGGRVEYVPADFRRFGPLLAEIEPRVMATAAAPPDADGWCSLSLHAGGTIPQLRAAGADPDRLLIVEVNPGFPRTAGHGDHRHALHVDEIDVLVAGELGPTAIPPREIDDVARAIASHAISHIKPGSTLQTGIGAVPEAIATQLAESPAGDFGIHTEMFNDGLMKLHLAGKVSNRKGLNDGSSVCTFALGSRDLYDWLDGNTEVAFLPVERVNDPHIMTQNRQMVTVNGALAIDLYGQVVADTLGGKQFSGVGGGEDFVSGPAYAVGGTSLLCFASTAGEGDQRVSRILPQLPAGTLVTSPRHQLDLVVTEFGAVDLATLTVAERAHALASIAHPVFRPELEAAAAEIG; the protein is encoded by the coding sequence ATGCCGCGCGAGCTGTCTGCTACCGACGCGGCGGTGCTGATCAACCGGACCGACCAGTTCGCAAGTGGACTCGGACCGGCCTGGCCGCCATCGCTGATGGTCGCGCTCGGGCAGCGGGATGACTGGGAGGCGCTCACGGTCGATGGCGCGCTGATCACGACTGGTACTGAGCTCTTCAACCGCGAGGGCGTGCGCTACCGCTCTGGATTCTTCGGACCGATCGAACGTTTCGTCGCCGACGCCGGCGGACGCGTTGAGTACGTGCCCGCAGACTTCCGCCGCTTCGGCCCGCTGCTCGCCGAGATCGAGCCGCGCGTGATGGCAACGGCCGCCGCGCCGCCAGACGCCGACGGATGGTGCAGCCTCTCGCTGCACGCCGGCGGGACGATCCCCCAACTGCGCGCAGCCGGGGCGGATCCAGACCGTCTCTTGATCGTCGAGGTCAACCCAGGCTTTCCCCGCACCGCCGGGCACGGCGACCACCGCCACGCGCTGCACGTTGACGAGATCGACGTTCTGGTCGCCGGCGAGCTTGGACCGACCGCGATCCCGCCACGCGAGATCGACGACGTCGCCCGTGCGATCGCATCACACGCGATCAGCCACATCAAGCCTGGCTCCACACTTCAGACGGGAATCGGCGCCGTGCCCGAAGCAATCGCAACGCAGCTCGCCGAGAGCCCGGCCGGAGACTTCGGGATCCACACCGAGATGTTCAACGACGGCCTGATGAAACTGCACCTGGCCGGCAAAGTCTCGAACCGCAAGGGCCTGAACGACGGCAGTTCGGTGTGCACTTTTGCGCTCGGCAGCCGCGATCTCTACGATTGGCTCGACGGCAACACCGAGGTCGCATTTCTACCCGTCGAACGGGTCAACGACCCGCACATCATGACCCAGAACCGCCAGATGGTCACGGTCAACGGGGCGCTGGCGATCGACCTCTATGGGCAGGTCGTCGCGGACACGCTCGGGGGGAAGCAGTTCAGCGGCGTTGGCGGCGGCGAGGATTTCGTTTCCGGCCCTGCGTACGCGGTAGGCGGCACATCACTTCTCTGCTTCGCATCTACCGCCGGCGAGGGCGATCAACGCGTCTCGCGGATCCTCCCGCAGCTGCCGGCAGGCACGCTCGTGACCTCGCCGCGGCACCAGCTCGACCTCGTCGTCACCGAGTTCGGCGCCGTCGACCTTGCGACGCTGACGGTTGCTGAACGCGCGCACGCGCTCGCATCGATCGCGCACCCGGTTTTTCGCCCGGAACTCGAAGCGGCCGCTGCCGAGATCGGATGA
- a CDS encoding pyridoxamine 5'-phosphate oxidase family protein, protein MGGHKVPDNSPARDYPTPIEPLVELPDQPRLSAADQARTIVAGDSVCVLASLTDDGSPWASVIQYAVLEDGSPVFSLSKLALHGRNLAADPRASIALAAPVPEGQDQGDSGRVTLAGRVEEPGGDERAAAKRAYFDAIPWSETYTDFADFTLYVLRIEKIRWVGGFGRMNSTTPEQYKNAEIDPTAASANHAVKHMNDDHADALLSMARAFSGHSDATSAVVLRADRYGMDLALETPRGRTPGRVTFLERVEDNNGGLRKATVDLTKAAREALSEA, encoded by the coding sequence ATGGGCGGCCACAAGGTCCCCGACAACTCCCCTGCCCGCGACTACCCGACTCCTATCGAGCCGCTCGTCGAGCTCCCGGACCAGCCGCGCCTGAGCGCTGCCGACCAGGCGCGCACGATCGTCGCGGGCGACAGCGTCTGCGTCCTGGCCAGCCTGACCGACGACGGTTCGCCGTGGGCATCGGTCATCCAGTACGCGGTTCTCGAAGACGGCTCGCCCGTGTTCAGCCTCTCCAAGCTTGCTCTCCATGGGCGCAACCTCGCGGCCGACCCGCGCGCCAGTATCGCGCTGGCCGCGCCGGTCCCCGAGGGCCAGGACCAGGGCGATTCCGGCCGGGTCACGCTCGCCGGACGCGTTGAGGAGCCCGGGGGCGACGAGCGCGCGGCAGCCAAGCGCGCCTACTTCGACGCCATCCCCTGGTCAGAGACCTACACGGACTTCGCCGACTTCACGCTCTACGTGCTGAGGATCGAGAAGATCCGCTGGGTCGGTGGCTTTGGCCGCATGAACTCGACCACTCCGGAGCAGTACAAGAACGCCGAGATCGACCCGACCGCCGCGTCGGCCAACCACGCCGTCAAGCACATGAACGACGATCACGCCGACGCGCTGCTCTCGATGGCGCGCGCGTTCTCGGGACACAGTGACGCGACGTCAGCCGTCGTTTTGCGCGCCGATCGCTACGGCATGGATCTCGCGCTTGAGACCCCGCGCGGAAGGACTCCGGGTCGCGTGACCTTCCTCGAGCGCGTCGAGGACAACAACGGCGGCCTGCGCAAGGCAACGGTGGATCTCACCAAGGCCGCGCGCGAAGCGCTCAGCGAAGCCTGA
- a CDS encoding PKD domain-containing protein: MRLLIATFVALVVSAGAAMPAAAGDISVVGPRNGGTKSVSFESLAAQFDVDDDYVIRGASGATQVKRVRGISVARLLAVLGADEVYSGIDVVRPGGGVVRLSKIQLLADGQAPVIFAEGDQLVFVRPSYNAEDANASDVVSVGAMTLKQVDLGALSVSAKASRQKVKVGELVTFTGTASGGGAGESYKFTWIFKDGKSATGASVSHRFKRRGTYEVLLAAGTVGSDRTDPDVVVVQVGAPVKSKKKRVGGGTNDAAGAPTSGAAEGDARSGDLAATEQSQTKPKRKKKRVTGADEPTLEQVSGQVLLSSTTEPLTENSNLAARSGSQQPVDPKSSGLGISTGVWAAIAALLILAFGAALENGKVRLR, from the coding sequence ATGCGGCTTCTGATTGCGACATTTGTGGCGTTGGTGGTCTCCGCTGGTGCCGCCATGCCCGCGGCGGCAGGAGACATAAGTGTTGTCGGGCCCCGCAACGGTGGGACGAAGTCAGTCTCGTTCGAATCGCTCGCAGCGCAGTTTGACGTTGACGATGACTACGTGATTCGCGGAGCGTCCGGGGCGACGCAGGTCAAGCGCGTACGAGGCATCTCGGTGGCGCGGTTGCTCGCGGTGCTCGGTGCGGACGAGGTCTACAGCGGCATCGACGTCGTGCGCCCGGGCGGCGGCGTTGTGCGGCTGAGCAAGATCCAGTTGCTCGCCGACGGCCAGGCACCCGTGATCTTCGCCGAGGGCGACCAACTCGTATTCGTGCGCCCGTCGTACAACGCCGAAGATGCGAATGCCAGCGACGTCGTGTCCGTGGGTGCGATGACGCTCAAACAAGTTGACCTCGGTGCGTTGTCGGTCAGCGCAAAGGCCTCAAGGCAAAAGGTGAAAGTCGGCGAGTTGGTCACCTTCACCGGCACTGCCAGCGGGGGTGGAGCTGGCGAGTCCTACAAGTTCACTTGGATATTCAAGGACGGGAAGAGCGCGACCGGCGCGTCGGTCTCGCACCGCTTCAAGAGGCGGGGCACGTATGAGGTGCTCCTTGCGGCTGGGACTGTGGGATCCGATCGCACCGACCCCGACGTAGTCGTTGTCCAGGTCGGCGCGCCAGTCAAGAGCAAGAAGAAGCGGGTAGGCGGCGGAACCAACGACGCGGCAGGCGCCCCGACCAGCGGCGCTGCCGAAGGCGACGCCCGGAGCGGCGATCTCGCAGCCACGGAGCAGTCTCAGACGAAGCCAAAGCGCAAGAAGAAGCGCGTAACGGGTGCCGACGAACCGACGCTCGAACAGGTGAGCGGTCAGGTCCTGCTTTCCAGCACCACCGAGCCGCTCACCGAGAACTCAAACCTCGCTGCCCGGAGCGGCTCCCAGCAGCCAGTTGATCCCAAGTCTTCTGGACTAGGGATCAGCACCGGTGTATGGGCCGCAATCGCAGCGTTATTGATCCTCGCGTTCGGCGCGGCGCTGGAGAATGGGAAGGTCAGGCTTCGCTGA
- a CDS encoding ABC transporter ATP-binding protein translates to MSSALTASGVDVRIGDRLIVDAAELDLRHGQLLAIVGPNGAGKSTLVRSLAGIQAMAAGDVRWGDTPIDAMRGRELALTRAFVPQRVIVPPGVTVREAVTIGRSVHVRPWQRVGPDDRAAVDRAMERTGVTQFAERALQTLSGGELQRVQIAVALAQDAPVLIADEPTSALDLGATVAIASLLRGLADDGMAVLLVVHDLTLAAAIADEIVVMSNGRTVARGEPRETLTRERLSEVWGVDASLEVSSDDRTALHVSWIDPHHSISQERPEDV, encoded by the coding sequence ATGAGTAGCGCGCTCACAGCGAGTGGCGTAGACGTCAGGATCGGCGATCGCCTGATCGTGGATGCGGCCGAGCTCGATCTTCGCCACGGTCAGCTCCTGGCGATCGTGGGCCCGAACGGCGCGGGCAAATCAACGCTCGTGCGGTCGCTCGCGGGGATTCAGGCGATGGCGGCCGGCGATGTTCGTTGGGGCGACACTCCGATCGACGCCATGCGCGGCCGGGAGCTCGCGCTCACCCGAGCGTTCGTGCCGCAGCGCGTGATCGTTCCGCCGGGAGTCACCGTGCGTGAGGCCGTGACGATCGGTCGCTCAGTACACGTGCGGCCCTGGCAGCGCGTCGGTCCCGATGACCGTGCGGCCGTCGATCGCGCGATGGAACGCACCGGCGTCACGCAGTTTGCCGAGCGCGCCCTGCAGACGCTTTCCGGCGGCGAACTGCAGCGAGTTCAGATTGCCGTCGCGCTGGCCCAGGACGCCCCCGTGCTGATCGCAGACGAACCGACCAGCGCGCTCGATCTAGGCGCGACCGTCGCAATTGCCAGTCTGCTGCGCGGCCTCGCCGACGACGGCATGGCGGTGCTGCTGGTCGTTCACGACCTCACGCTCGCTGCGGCGATCGCGGACGAGATCGTCGTCATGTCGAACGGGCGCACCGTCGCTCGTGGCGAACCGCGCGAAACGCTCACCCGCGAACGACTCTCGGAGGTCTGGGGCGTTGACGCCTCTCTTGAGGTCTCGAGCGACGACCGCACTGCGCTCCACGTGTCTTGGATCGACCCCCATCACTCGATCTCCCAGGAAAGGCCTGAAGATGTATAA
- a CDS encoding iron ABC transporter permease, with translation MARRSAVVVGLLVALAAAFVAALALGAVSIPFGDVLKSLFGGEVPATTDKIIIDLRLPRAAEAIVVGAALGVAGALLQGALNNQLASPDIVGVTGGAGFGAVLILILFPAQIALLPVGALFFGLLAAGLVFAFAWSGVNRGSVNKLILAGIAIGSMFGAATTAILVAYPDRVPSVLFFIAGGLTSDGWGDLKAILPYFIVGFIGALCLIRPLDRLALGDEVAASLGSKPQLIRLGAGVAAALLAAAAASLAGLLAFLGLVVPHLVRMASGASGNTYVVPVSAIGGATLLLIGDTIARVIAAPIELPVGPFMVILGVPMFLYLLRKSA, from the coding sequence GTGGCGCGTCGGTCCGCCGTCGTAGTTGGGCTGCTGGTCGCGCTGGCCGCAGCGTTTGTTGCCGCGCTCGCGCTCGGCGCGGTGAGCATCCCCTTCGGTGATGTACTCAAGTCGCTGTTCGGCGGCGAGGTTCCTGCGACGACCGACAAGATCATCATCGACCTGCGTCTGCCGCGAGCGGCCGAGGCGATCGTCGTTGGCGCGGCGCTCGGCGTTGCCGGGGCGTTGCTCCAGGGCGCGCTCAACAACCAGCTGGCGTCGCCAGACATCGTCGGCGTGACCGGCGGCGCCGGGTTTGGCGCCGTGCTGATCCTCATTCTCTTTCCCGCCCAGATTGCGCTGCTCCCGGTGGGCGCGCTGTTCTTCGGCCTGCTCGCCGCCGGGCTGGTCTTCGCGTTCGCGTGGTCGGGCGTGAACCGTGGCTCGGTCAACAAGTTGATCCTCGCCGGCATCGCGATCGGCTCGATGTTCGGTGCGGCGACCACCGCGATCCTCGTGGCGTATCCCGATCGGGTGCCGTCGGTGCTCTTCTTCATCGCGGGCGGATTGACCAGTGACGGTTGGGGCGACCTGAAGGCGATCCTCCCCTACTTCATCGTTGGATTCATCGGCGCGCTCTGTTTGATCAGGCCGCTCGATCGACTTGCGCTCGGCGATGAGGTCGCGGCCTCGCTCGGCAGCAAGCCGCAGCTGATTCGGCTGGGGGCGGGGGTTGCTGCCGCGCTGCTTGCCGCAGCGGCCGCATCGCTCGCGGGGCTGCTTGCGTTTCTTGGGCTGGTCGTTCCGCATCTCGTACGGATGGCCTCGGGCGCATCCGGAAATACCTATGTGGTTCCGGTGTCTGCGATCGGCGGAGCGACGCTGCTGCTGATCGGCGACACAATCGCCCGCGTGATCGCCGCACCGATCGAGTTGCCGGTCGGTCCATTCATGGTGATCCTCGGCGTTCCGATGTTCCTCTATCTCTTGCGGAAGTCTGCCTGA
- a CDS encoding ABC transporter substrate-binding protein, whose translation MNRISFSSRFALLAAIALVAALAAAGPINAASSKKRIVALTPFSANTLVNVGVKPVAIGTMAVGKKGISPKLKGVKQLALSHPNGPNMEQIAQIDPDVVLTSNAWQKGKKTMEDLAITVREMDATSADQVPSKLRALGYAYGTKQATDKLYRQTVKEINYAKKGTKKSPSPIKKRPSVLMVLGVGRTPYLFLGNSWGGSIVEAAGGKLLGSELKDSGGFVKVSDEYIVQQDPDVILAVPHGNASDIPSLSKYLKNNPSWTGTKAVQNGRVYVTLDDALLQPNIDVGDTIKRVRVDFLKNWK comes from the coding sequence ATGAATCGAATCTCCTTCTCCTCACGCTTCGCACTGCTCGCCGCAATCGCACTGGTCGCTGCGCTGGCCGCCGCCGGTCCGATCAACGCCGCTTCCTCGAAGAAGCGCATCGTTGCGCTCACGCCTTTCAGCGCGAACACGCTGGTGAACGTCGGCGTCAAGCCGGTGGCGATCGGCACGATGGCCGTGGGCAAGAAGGGCATTTCGCCCAAGCTCAAAGGTGTCAAGCAGCTTGCGCTGAGCCACCCGAACGGGCCGAACATGGAGCAGATCGCCCAGATCGACCCCGACGTGGTGCTCACCTCCAACGCCTGGCAGAAGGGCAAGAAGACGATGGAAGATCTCGCGATCACGGTTCGCGAGATGGACGCCACGTCTGCGGATCAGGTGCCGTCGAAACTCCGCGCCCTGGGTTACGCCTACGGAACCAAGCAGGCGACCGACAAGCTGTACAGGCAGACCGTCAAGGAGATCAACTACGCCAAGAAGGGCACAAAGAAGAGCCCGAGCCCGATCAAGAAGCGCCCGAGCGTCTTGATGGTGCTCGGCGTCGGCCGCACTCCGTACCTCTTCCTTGGCAACAGCTGGGGCGGATCGATCGTCGAGGCCGCTGGCGGCAAGCTGCTCGGCAGCGAGCTGAAGGACAGCGGCGGGTTCGTCAAGGTCTCAGATGAATACATCGTGCAGCAGGATCCCGATGTGATCCTTGCGGTCCCGCACGGCAACGCCAGTGACATCCCGTCACTCTCGAAGTACCTGAAGAACAACCCATCCTGGACGGGCACCAAGGCCGTGCAGAACGGGAGGGTTTACGTCACACTCGACGACGCACTTCTTCAGCCGAACATCGATGTCGGCGACACGATCAAGCGCGTTCGCGTTGACTTCCTGAAGAACTGGAAGTAG
- a CDS encoding MotA/TolQ/ExbB proton channel family protein, which translates to MQIENLLFDIAEALRYPVMILILLALVAALVEAGALMAELYKRRGRGIERLDFAMAHIRSYLAVGDNQSALNVVHELGYNDRMSDAYDALILQRGLPDSEDKIAKRLAEYDYSSLKKLERSRILVRMGPALGLMGTLIPLSPALAALADGNVERLTTDLRVAFSVTVTGLLIGMIAFGVSLVRDRLYAQDFSDVEYVAAALDDIPSAPLTHAQQSVGHAAAGA; encoded by the coding sequence ATGCAGATAGAAAACCTCCTCTTTGACATCGCCGAAGCCCTGCGCTATCCGGTGATGATCCTGATCCTCCTGGCGCTGGTTGCTGCGTTGGTTGAGGCCGGCGCGCTGATGGCCGAGCTCTACAAGCGCCGCGGGCGCGGCATCGAGCGCCTCGATTTTGCGATGGCCCACATCCGCTCGTATCTCGCGGTCGGCGACAACCAGTCGGCGCTGAACGTCGTGCACGAGCTCGGCTACAACGACCGCATGTCGGACGCATACGACGCGCTGATCCTCCAGCGAGGCCTGCCCGACAGCGAGGACAAGATCGCCAAGCGGCTCGCCGAGTACGACTACTCATCGCTGAAGAAACTCGAGCGCAGCCGCATCCTCGTGCGCATGGGCCCGGCTCTCGGCCTGATGGGTACTCTGATCCCGCTCAGCCCCGCGCTTGCCGCGCTTGCCGACGGCAACGTCGAGCGCCTGACCACCGACCTTCGCGTCGCCTTCAGCGTCACCGTCACGGGACTGCTGATCGGCATGATCGCCTTCGGCGTCTCGCTTGTGCGTGATCGCCTCTACGCGCAGGACTTCTCAGACGTTGAATACGTCGCCGCCGCACTCGATGACATCCCATCGGCGCCACTCACCCACGCCCAGCAATCCGTGGGACACGCAGCGGCGGGCGCATGA
- a CDS encoding DUF2149 domain-containing protein — MSKRVTARARSHEDRGGDPLDGLVNLFDLGIVLAVAFLLAALSSLNLEPSVLQGKPAQQQTVPKDSVITKPDESVEQIQVAPGSSVVGRGEKLGEVYKLSDGRTVIVKPKGATGATGP, encoded by the coding sequence ATGAGCAAGCGAGTCACTGCCCGGGCCCGCTCGCACGAAGACCGCGGCGGCGATCCGCTCGACGGACTGGTCAACCTCTTTGACCTCGGAATCGTGCTGGCAGTCGCGTTTCTGTTGGCCGCGCTCAGCTCGCTGAATCTCGAGCCGAGCGTGCTTCAGGGCAAGCCTGCCCAGCAACAGACCGTCCCGAAGGATTCAGTCATCACCAAGCCCGACGAGAGCGTCGAGCAGATCCAGGTCGCGCCCGGCTCGTCAGTCGTCGGTCGTGGCGAAAAGCTCGGCGAGGTCTACAAGCTTTCAGACGGCCGCACCGTGATCGTCAAGCCCAAGGGTGCTACCGGCGCGACCGGTCCCTGA
- a CDS encoding PIN domain-containing protein produces MKLVDTNVLVYATDESTKQHQIARTWLDQSLSRGERLLFPWLNLVAFIRIVTHRSIMENPMSGELAVEAVENLLAAPGAIVAVPDSNQLARMKALLAATDTGGNIVNDAYVAAVALQYDAPVVSFDNDFSRFPGVRWELPA; encoded by the coding sequence ATGAAACTGGTCGATACGAACGTGCTTGTCTACGCGACGGACGAGTCGACCAAGCAGCACCAAATCGCACGAACGTGGCTCGACCAGAGCCTCTCGCGGGGTGAGCGATTGCTCTTTCCCTGGCTTAACCTGGTGGCGTTCATCCGAATAGTCACGCATCGCTCGATAATGGAAAATCCGATGAGCGGTGAACTGGCGGTCGAGGCTGTCGAGAATCTGTTGGCGGCCCCAGGAGCAATCGTCGCAGTACCGGACAGCAACCAGCTTGCGCGCATGAAAGCACTGCTGGCGGCCACGGACACCGGAGGGAACATCGTCAACGATGCGTACGTCGCGGCGGTCGCACTTCAGTACGACGCGCCAGTCGTCTCTTTCGACAACGACTTCTCGCGCTTTCCCGGCGTACGCTGGGAGCTCCCGGCTTAG
- a CDS encoding antitoxin, with protein sequence MRRTTITLSSEADAALQNLMRERAISFKEAVNTAILEGAPAPPQNTPFRTKTYNLGARIPLDHATTLVGELDDIEFMRKRDMGK encoded by the coding sequence ATGCGCAGAACAACAATCACGCTCTCATCAGAGGCCGATGCCGCTCTTCAAAACTTGATGCGCGAGCGAGCGATTTCATTCAAAGAGGCCGTGAACACGGCGATACTGGAGGGCGCGCCCGCGCCTCCGCAGAACACGCCGTTCAGGACGAAGACCTACAACCTGGGCGCGCGTATTCCGCTCGATCACGCCACGACGCTTGTTGGTGAACTCGATGACATCGAGTTCATGCGCAAACGAGACATGGGCAAATGA
- a CDS encoding aspartate kinase, translating to MKFGGTSVADTDRIKNAAARIVAAHEKGNEVVAVLSAQGKTTDQLVAQANEISERPVAREMDMLLSTGERISCALAAMAIHDMGHEAISLTGSQAGIMTDTSHTKARIVDVRADRIKEALSANKIVLVAGFQGVSTDSKDVTTLGRGGSDTTAVAVAAAIGADVCEIYTDVDGVFNADPRIVPNARMLPVISFEEVLEMSASGAGVLQLRSIEYARNHGVRIHCRSSFKETTGTMVVSQEETMEQPLVTAVTHATDEARVTVRGVPDRPGVAGELFTKLAEASINVDMIIQNEPLGSEHPAEMTFTVPKDDLPVALDTLDAMGEFESVENDPTMGKVSVIGAGMRSHPGVAAKVFRVLGEENINIQMISTSPIKISCVIEGDKVPDAVRALHDAFELGVVEEQATGNFRPVAP from the coding sequence ATGAAGTTCGGCGGCACGTCCGTCGCCGACACCGATCGCATCAAGAACGCCGCAGCGCGGATCGTTGCCGCGCACGAAAAGGGCAACGAAGTCGTTGCCGTTCTGAGTGCGCAGGGCAAGACCACCGACCAACTCGTCGCGCAGGCCAATGAGATCAGCGAGCGCCCGGTCGCGCGCGAAATGGACATGCTGCTCAGCACCGGTGAGCGCATCAGCTGCGCTCTGGCCGCGATGGCCATCCACGACATGGGGCACGAGGCGATCAGCCTGACCGGCAGCCAGGCCGGGATCATGACCGACACCTCGCACACCAAGGCGCGCATCGTCGATGTCCGCGCCGACCGGATCAAAGAGGCGCTGAGCGCCAACAAGATCGTCCTCGTCGCCGGATTCCAGGGCGTCTCGACCGACTCCAAGGACGTCACCACGCTCGGCCGAGGCGGATCAGACACAACTGCAGTCGCCGTGGCCGCCGCAATCGGCGCCGACGTCTGCGAGATCTACACCGACGTTGACGGCGTCTTCAACGCCGACCCACGAATCGTGCCCAACGCACGCATGCTTCCAGTCATCAGCTTCGAAGAGGTTCTAGAAATGAGCGCGTCAGGCGCTGGGGTCCTTCAACTCCGCTCGATCGAATACGCGCGCAACCACGGAGTGCGCATCCACTGCCGGTCCAGCTTCAAAGAAACCACAGGTACGATGGTCGTCTCTCAGGAGGAAACGATGGAGCAACCACTAGTCACAGCAGTCACCCACGCGACCGACGAGGCGCGCGTGACCGTGCGCGGTGTTCCCGACCGCCCGGGAGTCGCCGGCGAGCTCTTCACCAAGCTTGCCGAGGCGAGCATCAACGTGGACATGATCATCCAGAACGAACCGCTCGGATCCGAGCACCCGGCCGAGATGACCTTCACCGTCCCCAAGGACGACCTGCCCGTGGCGCTTGACACGCTCGACGCGATGGGCGAGTTCGAGTCCGTTGAAAACGATCCGACGATGGGCAAGGTCTCAGTGATCGGCGCCGGCATGCGCTCGCACCCCGGCGTTGCCGCCAAGGTCTTCCGCGTGCTCGGCGAAGAGAACATCAACATCCAGATGATCTCCACGTCGCCGATCAAGATCTCCTGCGTGATCGAGGGCGACAAGGTCCCCGACGCCGTCCGCGCGCTGCACGATGCCTTCGAGCTTGGTGTGGTTGAGGAACAGGCGACAGGAAACTTCAGGCCGGTCGCTCCGTAA